Below is a genomic region from Brassica oleracea var. oleracea cultivar TO1000 chromosome C9, BOL, whole genome shotgun sequence.
TAATCGAAAGGATGTGAACGATTTGTTACCGAAAGAGTGTGAATGGGTCTTGACTGAAATGGTGCGAACGAGTCGTAACCAAAGGTGTGTCACTGTCAATGGATCATGACCAAAGAGGTAAGAATGGATCGTTACTGAAAATGTGCGAACGAAACATCACCGAGAGAATGCTAAAGGTCAACCATGATGTTGGTGATATAAGAATATGATCTTTCCTGGCCAACATAAAAAGTCTATTTAAAACAACTACAAATATATATGAGTAAAGTAAAAACAAAAAAGACATAAATTTTCATCTCAATACTAATAAATAAAAAAAAAATTCATATAAGTTTACTTTTCATATTAACACTGATTAAAAATTATAAATATTTATATGGTGTCATCAACAGAAAGGTATAAATGTGTTTTAATTTAAGAGATATGAACACGTCATAATCCAAGGGGTGCGAAAGTGCTGTGACTGAAAGGGTGTGAATGTATTATGACGGAAAATGTACAAAAGGATCGTGACCGAAAGGCTGTGAACTGTCATAAACGAAAGGGTGCGAACGGTTCTAGACCGAAAGGATGTGAAATTAATCCTGACCTAAAGGATGCAAATGGATCTTGACCATGACAAAAAGGGTACAAATGGGTTATGACTGAAACCGTGCAAATGAGTTATGACCGAAAGCGTGCAAATGGGTTATGATCGAAAGGGTGCAAATGGTCGTGTTTGAAAGATTGTAAATGGTCGTGACCGAAAGGTTGGGAATGGATCATGATCGAAAAATTGCAAACGGGTCGTGACCAAAGGGTGCAAATGGTCATGACCGAAAGATTGCAAATGGGTTGTGACAAAAAAGTGCAAACGTGTCGTGACCAAAAGGAGTAAACGGATCGTAACCGAATGAGTGTGAACGGATCGTAATTGAAAGAACGTAAATGGATCGTGAATGAAAGGGTGCAAACGAGTCGTATCCAAAGAAGTGCCAATGAATCATGACCGAAGAGGTAATAATGGATTGTGACTGAAAAAGTGAGAACGAGACATCACTGAGAGAATGTTAAAGGTCAACCATGGTGCTGGTGATATAAGAGTATGACATTTTCTCGACAACATAAAAAGTCTATCCAAATTAGAATATATCATTTTCTCAATATTTCTTAGATTTTGCATGTTTTTACCCATACAGAAATATTTTTGTCTTATGGTCAACCATGGTGCTGGTGATATAAAAGTATGACCTTTTCTCGACAACATAAAAAATCTATCCAAATTAGAATATATCATTTTCTTAATATTTCGTAGATTTTGCCTGTTTTTTACCCATCCAAAAACTTTTTTTGTCTTATGGATCCCAATTTCAATTTACACCCTTTCGTTCACGCCATTTACACTTTTTTGGTCATCACACATTCATACTTTCTGCCAAGGCACATTCGTCCAACCCTTGGAACAAGTTCATACCCTCTTGAATCACATCATGTTTGTATCCCTTAGTTTACGAGGTATTCATACCTCTTAGGTTATGAGTCGTTCGTACTTTTTCGTTGATGACACGACCGTCTAACGTAAACGATACACTTTTTTTTTTAAAATGATTTTTATGTTTAATAAGAGATTTTGTTTATTTATTATAAATTGATATAATTTAAAATTTTAGAGTAACTTGCCTAAAATAATAAAAAATGTATGATTTTATTAGTATTGATGTATTTGTATTTTAATTGTAATTTAAAATTATAGAATATACATTTTTAATATTATCTATAAATAAATATAAACACATATGTTCTACGTTTTGACATGAAATTTTTTTTTGAAAATTAATTTCTTTTTATATTATATATAGATTATAACATGATATATTTTTTTAAAATGAGTTCCCACCTGATATCGCGTGGGTTCCTTACCTAGTTCTATTTAATTACTATTATTAAAATTGATTTTCTTTTTATTTAATATTTATGTTAATTAGAAGTTTCCTTTTTATTTTTATTTTTCAATAACATATATAGTAAAAAGGAAACATCCAAAATATTTAATAGGAATTTTTTAAAAACAATATATTTATATATAATGTGATTCCATAAAATATAAAATTTAACAGAAATAATCTTGACATTAAGAAAAATAATATTTCTTTTAAAACATAAGCCTAAGCAACATAAAATATATTTTCAAAGTAATAAAAATATTTTAATTGTATCTATATATTTTCTTAAATAATTACAGAAAGTAATTTAGATAATGTAAACCAAATATCTTAGTTAAATAAAACAATTTATAATTAGCATATTAATATGTTTTATTCATTTTGTATAATCTTCAGTTGATTACAAATATTTTATGATACTAATTAAACTAAAAATATCTAAACAATATTGGGTTTTTTTGCAAATATGGCTCAAAACTAACCTATGTTTTTTTGGGATATTTGACTTGTCCTATTCACCCTAAAAATTCAGACTATTTTATTTATTTTTTGAAAATGAGTATTTTACTCTATCATCCTCACATTCATCAAGTATTTAAAATATTACAATTGCCATCAATACACCAACCACCATGAACAACTAATTTGAAGCTCTTAATGCACCTAAAAAATCGAATTTGTCTATTCTATCTCATTTCTTATGAACTAAAAACAACATCTCTTTCACTTTCTCTCTATATTCATCCAAAAAAACCCAAGATTTTGATTCTAATTTTTTTTAAGGTTCATAGAGCCATTCAAGCTCACGATTCTTGGTGGGTCGCTTTGGTTTGAGATTCTGGGTGCTTGGAGAAGACTTATGTGTGCTAAGGAAGTTATCTCACGAATTTAAGGTATGAAATCATATTTTTTTTCCAGATCTGTCTATTAGAAGACTTACGTTAAGTGACTTACACAGAAGTCTTCTGGCCAATGCAGATGTTGGTTTTGCAATTGACTTTATGTGTGTTTCTTTGAGATGACTTCTCTGAAAGTATTCTGATTTCTTTTTGTTTTCAAATTTTTTTTCGAAAACACCAGAAAAGACTTGCCGGTAAGTTATCTAAGATAAACATGTTAGTTTTGCATTTGATCGGAATACATCTGGTTTGCCTCAGATACATGTTCCACATCACGAGGTTATTGTTTTTATGGACGCATAACAATAGGCCATCACAGTGAAGAACTTCATACATCTTAGTTTGATCAAGTTTACTTATTTTCTTTGTAGATTTATGAACCATGTCTCCTTCGTTATGGATTCCTTGGAAATCAAGTCTCAAGGACCAAACCCTACCATTAATCACCGTGAACCCTAGAAACTGATTCCTTGCTGCTTCTTTACCAAAAACCTGAGTTTTCGATAAAGCGTTCCATGTTCTACAAGTACATCGCAACGTTCTCAGAGATGTAAATGGAACTCTAGAGAGTATCTCCCCTGCCAATTCTTCCGGAAGATTTGACATTGCCGTCATTCTTCAAAGTTGCAAATAGAGTTTTCAACTTTCTAAGCTTACCCTATCTTTTTTTTTCCTCTATTGATTAAATATAATGAAGTTAGGGTTTGGTCGATTTAAGAGTCGCCGTTTAAACAACTCTATTCTTTATATCGTTAATAAATATTCGTGTTAAATATAAAAAAAATTAAAATGGAACATTTGTTGGTTCTATTGTTCTATTAGTTCGAGTCCCGGTAGGAGAAATGATTTAAGCTATATCTCTGGTAAGAATCTGAAATCGGCGTACTTGACAAAAGCATGATTTTGATTTAAAGTTTAGGAGAAGTTCACGTATTGAAATCGAAACTTGACACACAAACATAAAATATGTTTTTCTATGTTTTAGTTGAATCCGATTAAATGCTGCCTACATACCCTTATCAAACCAATCGTTTACAAAGGACTTTAGTTGTCAAAAGACGTTTTCATTGAGTTTCCAGCTTTTCATAGAAGTGTCGAACTGCTTGTAGATGATTTAGAGATGATCCGTTACACTTGAGCAGTCTGCTTATTTATATAAGGTAGAAGTTGGTGTCTTTTCATTTTTTTGTAGTCTTTTCTTTTTGTCTCGAAAGTATTTATTTTTATCACCAGACTTTTTTTTTCACCGTTTTCTTTTTCCCTTGGGTATTTCATTTTTTTTTTCTTGATAACCGAGTGTCATGGCCCCACCGAAGTGGTCCAGACTAGAGACCGAAGCGAGCAAAGACACTGCCAGGGCGTCACCATGTGGCTCACTGTGAATGATCTTCGGTCTCGGGCGCTGGAGGATCCGCATGTAAATTTTCCAGTGGCCGGATTTCGAATTCAGGTGGCGAAATTCACAGCCGTAAACCTTTTACCACCAGAACTAGAAATTCTGGTTATTCATATTTATTTGCCGACTTCCATTAATTAAGCGTTTTATTTTATTTGCAAGATACTAGTTTGATATTGGCCAACTAACTAGTAGATCCAACCCTGAGTAATGCTATGTGAAACATTTGTAGCAGGTCTTCGAAATATTTGAAAAAAATTATATAGACATAATCTCCCAGAAAATAATTTTAGACTTTTAAACTAAAAATTTTTACATAAGACATTGTCACAGGCCTCCAAAATCTTAAGGCGTAACTAGGCAGGCACGAGGCTCAGAGTGGATGAGCTTTCGTTGCTGAGGTACTATATCGTACTCGTGTCATAGACAAATCCTCATAAAGGATGTAATGGTTAGGCTGCCATAGACTAAGTATTATGGACGGAGTGTTGCAGATAGGGTATTGTAGACGTGCTTGATTCCGGTCAAACTTCTTACTCCATTATTATGACCCGTTAAATTTCAGACAAGCCGATCAAACTTTGACGTTTGAATCCAATTTCAATTTTCAAAGCCGATCGAATTTTACGAACCTAACAAATTTTGGACTAAATTGTAACAAAACTAAACATTTTGGGCCATTTCAAAATTTTGAATAATTTCTATTTGTAGTAAGTGGTTCATTGCCCAAGTCCCTAAAACCATTCCGCTCCTCTCCCGATTCCCCTTGCGACTATTCGCCGCCGTCGTGGTCTCCGACCTTCCAACTTCGACCGCCCAGACAAGGTACCGTACAGACTATACTCTTAATTAGATTTGGCATCTTTCATGAACCTCCGAATTCAATTTAGCGTTTAAAGCTCTCCTTTTCATTTACTGGGTTTCTCAAATAGATTACAAAGATTCGACCTTTATATGTATTTTGATCTCTGTTACCGTATGTCTTTCGAGCTTGTCTTGTAAGAAGCTAAGCTTGTTTTTTGAAATTGGGACTAAATGAAGATTTGATTCTTTGTCAGAGTTGTACCATGAAGAAATGTATGATGAGATGGGGTGACGATGATGATGATGATGAAGAAGACTCATCCGAGGAATCATCGTCTTCTGACTCTAACGCTGATACTACAGAGACTGGGAAGAAGAGAAAGAGCAAGAAGACAATAGGTAGAAACAAAAAAAATGTTTTCATGTTTTAACATTGTGAGATCATGCTTAGTCGGTTGGGTCTCGGCTCGCCGGACACACTTATGTAACTTTGTCTGGTTGTTTATATGCAGCGAGGTTTGCGAAGAAGGAGAAGAAAGCTTTTGACTATGAATCTCTGCAGCAGCATGGTTACAAAGCCGTTGGTCTTCCAGATTTGCCTCCTCCTGTGGAGAAAGCGGATTGGTCATGGGCTACGGGGAAGGATAAACAAAGACCAGAGGAAGTGAAAGAGAGTTTTCG
It encodes:
- the LOC106315945 gene encoding UPF0690 protein C1orf52 homolog; the protein is MKKCMMRWGDDDDDDEEDSSEESSSSDSNADTTETGKKRKSKKTIARFAKKEKKAFDYESLQQHGYKAVGLPDLPPPVEKADWSWATGKDKQRPEEVKESFREREATRAAVAGGETIANAQLRSDRKSLSFSQKEKKKRDLGQASRGKNYVEEEKRQLRESGVYSGFDS